The proteins below come from a single Rosa rugosa chromosome 2, drRosRugo1.1, whole genome shotgun sequence genomic window:
- the LOC133734138 gene encoding uncharacterized protein LOC133734138, translated as MRLTEQHSGETVSSMGLYSYVVRLKNRRRIQKKDNIYWWGDVKAKRKKKAKEIEQRLKEAEKKEKEEKEKEMKASLPDAERKRLEQMVAQQKLDDVPEDVREAIRQMDATENAQINKEQEEKQLPPEVVDWEESKVYKFMDQDTKRRVQKYWQNAPSGVYFWDGRQYGAQVSRQDLKDMIMDEPIASNCIECYGILLTDQLLEKESQGLDVPTFMNPLCWNSAENLTVYYVHLYLCEPLFQNLARSNYILFPISHESGFHHTLLIFDKELKNWYHCDSKRPKKSSTGKSFKNVQKMVDMVELWMTAVKEQADDMLEQGCRMKFDEKNSSEEELKMMEVPLTETERESIKWIKNNYKTKMAVTELKDSPQQGEDSLDCGLFVMYTMETISKKGRVPKKLTKDDILKFRAHVVKSFAESRHSWNSTHEES; from the exons ATGCGCCTTACAGAGCAACATTCTGGTGAAACTGTATCATCAATGGGTCTCTACTCTTACGTTGTGAGATTAAAGAATAGGAGAAGAATACAGAAAAAGGACAACATTTACTGGTGGGGGGATGTGAAAGCAAAAcgaaagaagaaagcaaaggagattgaacagagattgaaagaggctgaaaagaaagaaaaagaagaaaaagaaaaggagatgaAGGCCTCACTGCCAGATGCTGAACGTAAAAGGCTAGAACAGATGGTAGCACAACAGAAATTGGACGATGTACCAGAGGATGTTCGGGAAGCAATAAGACAGATGGACGCTACAGAAAATGCACAAATCAATAAAGAGCAAGAAGAGAAGCAGCTACCTCCTGAGGTCGTAGACTGGGAGGAGAGCAAAGTATACAAATTTATGGACCAGGACACCAAGAGGAGAGTCCAGAAATACTggcaaaatgcaccatcagg AGTATACTTCTGGGATGGAAGACAGTATGGAGCACAAGTTTCAAGACAGGATTTAAAAGACATGATCATGGACGAACCGATAGCAAGCAATTGCATCGAATGTTATGGAATTCTCTTGACTGATCAGCTGTTGGAGAAAGAATCACAAGGATTGGATGTCCCAACTTTTATGAATCCCTTGTGCTGG aattctgcagaaaatttgacGGTGTATTATGTACATCTGTACCTATGCGAACCACTGTTCCAGAATCTGGCAAGATCCAACTATATATTGTTCCCAATCTCACATGAATCAGGATTTCATCATACACTGCTCATTTTTGACAAGGAATTAAAGAACTGGTACCACTGTGATTCAAAAAGACCGAAAAAATCATCAACtggaaaatcctttaaaaatgtACAAAAAATG GTTGACATGGTAGAACTTTGGATGACAGCAGTAAAAGAACAAGCCGATGACATGCTGGAACAGGGATGCagaatgaaatttgatgaaaagaacagttcagaagaagaactgaaaatgATGGAAGTTCCATTGACTGAAACCGAGAGAGAAAGCATAAAGTGGATCAAGAATAACTATAAAACAAAAATGGCAGTGACAGAACTCAAAGACAGCCCTCAGCAAGGAGAAGATTC ATTGGATTGCGGACTTTTTGTAATGTACACAATGGAGACAATTTCGAAAAAAGGGAGAGTTCCAAAGAAGCTCACAAAGGATGATATTTTGAAGTTTAGAGCTCATGTTGTAAAGTCATTTGCAGAAAGTAGGCACAGCTGGAACTCAACACATGAAGAATCGTAG
- the LOC133731028 gene encoding uncharacterized protein LOC133731028: protein MDQLKRKQSKESGEEQSEGQSPEETIAEKLKVIKWKKLKERKKRKQKTEDEEESSEDEEGTTGDEEESDEEQVRRNKTKKDKKKKTGKQKRRKPEGTEDEEQSNEEQVRSKKKNEIKKEKRRKREENEDEEEVRAKKKKKMDKRKTKKESTKKKEETDEEEDTKDDEEEKVPGKRKRYVKEGYVQYRCTMLAFLKTIAENKNNLTEGTLELLQKTPFATLIDAFHGGSIKEKDAKKSDDLITLLLQAYNSDTDLFVFGNRKFRMSTSDISMILGVPASGLSVPKTKEGAYKSEFVTKYFDKKQRINKAAAEEALKKALAETPETGDEKTKRDRNVAVLVLLNLFIKLLFPNSGGTISWDYIRVCEEVESLGKYSWAKEVGDFLKNQLNERQKNPKTWQVA, encoded by the coding sequence atggaccaactaaaaagaaaacaaagtaaggAATCTGGAGAAGAACAATCTGAAGGACAAAGTCCAGAAGAAACAATTGCAGAAAAGTTGAAAGTGATAAAATGGAAGAAactgaaagagagaaaaaagcgaaagcagaaaactgaagatgaagaagaatcaagtgaagatgaggaaggaacaactggagatgaagaagaatctgatgaagaacaagtccgGCGTAACAAGACGAAGaaggataaaaagaagaaaactggaaagcagaaaagaagaaaaccggaaggaactgaagatgaagaacaatctaatgaagaacaagtccgcagtaagaagaagaatgagattaaaaaggagaaaagaagaaaaagggaagaaaatgaagatgaagaagaagttcgtgcaaagaagaagaagaaaatggataaaaggaagaccaaaaaagagagtacaaagaagaaggaagaaactgacgaggaagaagatacaaaggatgatgaagaggaaaaagtcccagggaaaaggaaaagatatgTAAAAGAGGGTTATGTGCAGTATCGCTGCACAATGCttgcttttctgaaaacaattgcagaaaacaaaaataacctgACTGAAGGTACtttagagctgctgcagaaaacACCCTTTGCAACGCTGATAGATGCATTCCATGGAGgttcaattaaagaaaaggatGCAAAGAAATCAGATGATTTAATCACACTTCTGCTACAAGCATACAACAGTGACACAGACCTTTTTGTGTTTGGGAACAGGAAATTCAGAATGTCAACAagtgatatatctatgattTTAGGAGTGCCGGCATCCGGGTTATCAGTACCAAAGACCAAAGAAGGGGCATACAAATCTGAGTTCGTGACTAAATACTTTGACAAAAAGCAGAGGATCAACAAGGCGGCTGCAGAGGAAGCTTTGAAGAAGGCATTGGCAGAAACTCCAGAAACAGGGGATGAAAAAACGAAACGGGACAGAAATGTTGCCGTATTAGTACTCTTGAACCTTTTCATCAAACTCCTGTTCCCAAACTCTGGAGGAACAATATCTTGGGACTATATAAGAGTATGTGAAGAGGTGGAAAGTCTGGGAAAATATAGCTGGGCAAAGGAAGTTGGCGACTTCCTTAAAAATCAATTAAACGAAAGGCAAAAGAATCCCAAAACATGGCAGGTTGCGTGA
- the LOC133731029 gene encoding uncharacterized protein LOC133731029: MGKLKKIFDKVKEDAEEEDSESNTDTESKEKENDGQEDIVENRTSGNIKDEKMETEIGKNNEEKKELQRKLEGKEEELSALKKEVEEKDKEIGRINEENEDVLLENEVLKIEKASLINRVKHLEGIVMALTEKFESPIARPGDDNDSTPPPPPPSFPPPKPKAPQDKPTDSKHSKNTKSQGGSQGTQSQPACSTASASEMASAAPHSTDQGHQSPLQCLAQAAAQIHSPTSPEVKLRMTEDACTPNTAWVNALFVFPPPGVFQTPPPRKVSLEDMQAEPNKYQIIISPEVQPVFDVEPVNYIPPTEQMTRAEFIKPILEEISGQDSESIGLYSYVVRTKRKERVQKTHHIFWWDEVKEQRQRAKMTRITAQEKKKGQTAEQKPQEEVIHDLTINVDDEEQTEKNEIEVIDWQKRQLYNLLDSPTKSKLEKYWNKAEQSVLFWEGKEPGSEITRADVKMLISDQSIANNWIDCYGEMLKDELQNESSQSLGRSAFMHSMCWYSTIHLTVRNLHQYLCEPLFQNMGKCSMLFFPITHNEEFHHTLLVFDKDIPQWLHFDSMKPRRAGTGECFKSIKKLVEMVELWMRAVKDQADDMLQQGCRMKFDKSQSTHTKLKMVESILSDDEIRTISWIKENYDGGRIPLNHARICPQQDQKS; this comes from the exons ATGGGAAAGTTGAAG aaaatctttgataaagttaaagaagatgcagaggaagaagattctGAGTCTAATACAGACacagaaagtaaagaaaaagagaatgatGGGCAAgaagatattgttgaaaatagaaCCAGTGGAAACATTAAGGATGAGAAGATGGAGACAGAGATAGGGAAGAACAATGAAGAGAAGAAGGAATTACAGAGAAAGCTGGAGGGAAAGGAAGAAGAGCTAAGTGctttgaaaaaagaagttgaggagaaggacaaggaaattggcagaataaatgaagagaatgaggatgtgttattggaaaatgaggtgctgaaaattgagaaagccTCACTAATTAACAGAGTGAAGCACTTGGAGGGCATAGTGATGGCACTAACTGAGAAGTTTGAGTCGCCAATAGCACGTCCAGGTGATGACAACGACTCAACTCCTCCTCCCCCACCACCTAGTTTCCCTCCGCCAAAACCAAAGGCCCCTCAGGACAAGCCAACTGACAGCAAGCactccaaaaacacaaaatctcaaGGTGGTAGTCAGGGAACTCAATCACAACCTGCCTGCTCCACAGCAAGCGCATCTGAGATGGCATCTGCAGCACCTCACTCAACCGACCAAGGACATCAGTCACCACTTCAATGCCTTGCCCAAGCAGCTGCACAGATTCATTCACCAACCTCTCCTGAGGTTAAATTGAGAATGACGGAAGATGCTTGTACACCGAACACTGCTTGGGTTAATGCATTGTTTGTGTTTCCACCTCCGGGCGTGTTTCAAACTCCACCTCCAAGAAAAGTCAGTTTGGAAGATATGCAAGCAGAGCCAAACAAGTATCAGATCATTATATCACCAGAGGTTCAGCCTGTTTTTGACGTCGAACCAGTCAATTACATTCCTCCTACAGAACAGATGACAAGAGCTGAGTTCATCAAGCCAATTTTAGAGGAGATATCAGGGCAGGACTCAGAATCTATTGGCCTCTATTCTTATGTGGTTAGGacgaagagaaaggagagagtacAAAAAACACATCATATTTTCTGGTGGGACGAGGTGAAAGAGCAAAGGCAGAGGGCGAAAATGACCAGAATCACAgcacaggaaaagaaaaaaggacagaCAGCTGAACAGAAGCCACAGGAGGAAGTGATACATGATTTGACGATTAATGTGGATGACGaggaacaaacagaaaaaaacgaaattgaagTGATAGATTGGCAAAAACGACAACTGTACAACCTACTTGACAGCCCAACTAAAAGCAAACTAGAGAAGTACTGGAACAAGGCAGAACAAAG CGTATTATTCTGGGAGGGAAAAGAGCCTGGAAGCGAAATCACAAGGGCAGATGTCAAAATGCTCATAAGCGATCAATCAATAGCAAACAACTGGATTGATTGCTATGGGGAAATGTTGAAGGATGAACTGCAAAACGAAAGTTCACAAAGTTTGGGAAGATCTGCTTTTATGCATAGCATGTGTTGG tattcgacaatacatttaactgtgagaaacctccatcaatacttgtgtgagccgctgttccaaaacatgggaaaatgcagcatgcttttcttcccaattacccataatgaagaatttcaccacacgctcttggtctttgacaaggacataccgcaatggctgcattttgattcaatgaaaccaagaagagcaggaacaggggagtgctttaaaagtataaaaaaattg GTTGAAATGGTCGAGCTGTGGATGAGAGCAGTGAAAGATCAAGCAGATGATATGCTGCAGCAAGGCTGCCGAATGAAATTTGACAAGAGTCAAAGcactcacacaaaattaaagatGGTTGAAAGTATTTTGAGCGATGACGAAATAAGAACAATAAGCTGGATAAAGGAAAATTATGATGGTGGAAGGATCCCTTTGAACCATGCCAGAATCTGCCCCCAACAAGACCAAAAATCGTAA
- the LOC133728431 gene encoding uncharacterized protein LOC133728431: MLRYIIPPDSTSCFLESEVDMRMIFRNLVRYNSDFVEVFVTDLPSISESVVSNTVCEDSSTMLEENDYLGCYRAEAPKSYMTKGWESYIHSEGQKFEGGVVEFRDKLRKYAIEIGFSYEFVRNDKVRVIAQCSKKHSQGCNWLVKAYLCRANGFFMIKRLVNVHTCHGVIRLQKSKMMGSKVVKSIVLDKIRANPNKKPIDIADEIKSDYGLDVAYRTVWYGTELAKTALHGDEAESYAQLLWFSESVMKSNPDSRIVVEFHRETHRFQRMFVSYGAWMKGFQSCRPILFIDATFITNKYKGQIIAASAKDANQGLYPVAYAIVDSENESNWSFFLEVLAEEFAKHPMRRVTFISDRHVGLVSAFPRVFPNNPHGFCFRHLMSNLSDKFPAGSYLKDRIPYLFMCCAYSRTPEMYEFNMEILRSEGGDIVAQFLEDLPKENWCMAYFNGERFGEMTNNLAESFNNWVLPLKSLPILDINDGIRVKSMASIAARKQDAHEWFSELCPVIEKKLKDNLEVGRHWRVSRSDTYVYEVHCQKYNSMVNLESRFCSCGEWQLYGFPCSHALVVIQQHGSSPYLYVNELYKVDKYRETYSFPINPLPSISKQVHDFGRDAVILQPPLTRRPPGRPRKKRFRKRSEKTRVIKCGRCGKCDGHNRKSCTAPI; the protein is encoded by the exons atgttgaggtacattattcctccggattctacttcatgttttctagagagtgaagttgatatgagaatgatttttaggaatttggttcgttacaattctgattttgttgaagtgtttgtgactgatttgccttctattagtgaaagtgtggtgagtaacacagtgtgtgaggattctagtaccatgcttgaggagaatgattatttggggtgttatagggcagaggcaccgaagagttatatgacgaaaggttgggagagttatattcattctgaaggccaaaagtttgagggtggggttgttgagtttagggataagctgcgtaagtatgctatagaaattggcttttcatatgagtttgttagaaATGACAAGGTTCGTGTTATTGCTCAGTGTTCTAAGAAACATTCTCAAGGCTGCAATTGGCTGGTGAAGGCTTATTTATGTAGGGCTAATGGTTTCTTTATGATTAAAAGGTTGGTTAATGTTCACACTTGTCATGGTGTGATTCGTTTGCAGAAGAGTAAGATgatgggatccaaggttgtcaagtctattgtgcttgataagattcgtgccaatccaaacaaaaagccaattgatatagctgatgagatcaagagtgattatggtttggatgttgcttatcgtacagtttggtatggtacggagttggcaaaaacagccctacatggtgatgaagctgagtcttatgctcagctactttggttcagtgagtctgttatgaagtcaaaccccgactctaggatagtggttgagtttcatcgagaaacacacaggtttcagcgtatgtttgtgagctatggtgcatggatgaagggttttcaatcttgtagacctattcttttcattgatgctacattcatcaccaacaagtacaaggggcagattattgctgcatcggcaaaggatgccaatcaag gcttgtatccagttgcttatgctattgtggattctgaaaatgagagtaattggagtttttttcttgaggttttggctgaagagtttgcaaaacaccctatgaggagggtgacattcatttctgatcgtcatgttgggcttgttagtgctttccctagagtgtttcctaataatccacatgggttttgttttagacacctgatgtctaacctttctgacaaatttccagctggatcttacctcaaggatcggattccttacttgtttatgtgttgtgcttattctcgcacaccggagatgtatgagttcaacatggaaatcttgaggagtgaaggcggggacatagttgctcaatttctggaggatcttcccaaggagaactggtgtatggcttactttaatggtgaaagatttggtgaaatgacaaataacttggctgagtctttcaataattgggtGTTGCCTTTGAAGAGTCTTCCTATTCTTGATATTAATGATGGCATTAGAGTGAAGTCCATGGCTTCAATTGCTGCTCGGAAGCAGGATGCTCATGAATGGTTTTCTGAGTTGTGCCCAGTGATTGAAAAGAAGCTGAAGGACAATTTGGAAGTCGGAAGGCATTGGAGAGTGAGCAGGTCTGATACCTATGTGTATGAAGTTCACTGCCAGAAGTACAATAGCATGGTAAATTTGGAAAGTCGGTTTTGTTCGTGTGGAGAATGGCAGCTGTATGGCTTCCCATGTTCCCATGCACTTGTAGTGATCCAACAACATGGTTCTTCCCCGTATTTGTATGTCAATGAGCTGTACAAGGTGGATAAATATCGAGAAACTTATTCTTTCCCAATTAATCCTCTTCCCTCTATTTCGAAGCAAGTGCATGATTTTGGTAGAGATGCTGTGATCTTGCAGCCGCCTTTGACTAGAAGACCACCGGGAAGGCctagaaagaagaggttcagaaaaaggagcgagaaaaccagggtgatcaagtgtggtaggtgtggaaaatgtgatggtcacaacagaaagagttgtacagctccgatatag
- the LOC133731030 gene encoding probable terpene synthase 9 produces the protein MNLVFSSSPTSVSLTRTSHPRMLVPGQLLQAYHTTRGKQAIVSNSSSSKVIDPTPAAQRRLAQYHPTIWGPDLIDSFTTHYTYESHGTRLEGLKKNVAKAIVASSIKDDACSILKLIASVQRLGVAYHFRKEIQEALATLLSSNTLSTTNDLHTAALQFQILRENGISVSSDLFNKFRSGEGSFKDSLSNDVEGLLSLYEASHLGMPGEDVLEEAKRFSSKILKQSVATVLNDDNLTKRVKKSLQTPVHWRMPRIEALNFIDMYQRDDSKNLALLELAKLDYNLVQSVYQIEIKELSRWWRKLDFKSKASFSRDRLMESYLGAMGISHEPQFSECRIGLTKFMCILTVIDDMYDVYGFLDELECFTDAVIQWNMEAKEKLPEYMKPIYIALLEFGNELSDNAFKNSGLNPLPCIKNEWVNLCKTYIVEARWFYGGYTPTLEEYLKNAWTSVGGPAVMLHAYLLTEGCQLTEASLESFNHGFQLIYWSSIVTRLNDDLGTSKPEGERGDVVKSIQCYMEEKGVSEEEAQDYIKGLISYSWKKINQESAKTSIPKSIVNLCLNMARTAHCIYEHGDGIGNSIGVTKDRLISLITNPIPG, from the exons ATGAATCTTGTATTCTCCTCCTCCCCTACCTCAGTCTCGCTCACAAGAACCAGTCATCCAAGAATGCTAGTTCCAGGACAGCTACTACAAGCGTATCATACAACAAGAGGGAAACAAGCCATTGTCTCaaactcatcatcatcaaaggTCATTGATCCTACTCCGGCAGCTCAACGCCGATTAGCTCAATACCATCCAACCATTTGGGGTCCCGACCTCATCGACTCCTTCACCACTCACTACACT TATGAATCACATGGCACACGTTTGGAGGGTCTAAAGAAGAATGTAGCCAAAGCCATAGTCGCATCCAGTATTAAAGACGATGCTTGCTCCATTTTGAAGCTTATAGCCTCGGTGCAGCGGTTGGGAGTAGCATACCACTTCCGAAAGGAAATCCAAGAAGCTCTAGCTACTCTTCTTTCTTCCAATACTCTTAGTACCACAAATGATCTTCATACAGCGGCCTTGCAATTTCAAATACTAAGAGAAAATGGTATATCTGTAAGCTCAG ATTTGTTTAACAAGTTTAGAAGTGGAGAAGGAAGCTTCAAAGATAGCTTAAGCAATGACGTGGAGGGACTTTTGAGTTTGTACGAAGCCTCACACCTTGGAATGCCAGGAGAAGATGTTCTGGAGGAAGCCAAGAGATTTAGTTCGAAAATTTTGAAACAATCCGTGGCAACAGTATTGAACGACGATAATCTAACGAAGCGAGTAAAGAAATCACTGCAAACCCCTGTACACTGGAGGATGCCGAGGATAGAAGCTCTGAACTTCATCGATATGTACCAAAGGGATGATTCTAAGAACCTGGCACTCTTGGAGTTGGCTAAATTGGACTATAATCTTGTTCAATCAGTATATCAAATTGAGATAAAGGAGCTTTCTAG GTGGTGGAGAAAGTTGGATTTTAAATCGAAGGCAAGTTTCTCAAGGGACAGACTGATGGAGAGCTATTTGGGGGCAATGGGGATTAGTCATGAGCCCCAATTCTCAGAATGCAGGATAGGCCTCACCAAGTTTATGTGCATATTAACAGTCATTGATGACATGTATGATGTATATGGATTCCTGGATGAGCTTGAGTGCTTTACAGATGCAGTAATTCA ATGGAATATGGAAGCAAAGGAGAAACTTCCCGAGTACATGAAGCCAATCTATATTGCCCTGCTCGAGTTTGGCAATGAATTGTCTGATAACGCATTCAAAAATAGTGGTTTAAACCCCCTCCCTTGTATTAAGAACGAG TGGGTTAATCTTTGTAAAACCTATATTGTGGAAGCACGGTGGTTCTATGGCGGATATACACCAACTCTGGAAGAGTATTTAAAGAATGCATGGACTTCAGTGGGTGGTCCTGCAGTAATGCTCCATGCTTATTTGTTAACCGAAGGATGCCAACTAACAGAAGCTTCACTCGAGTCCTTTAACCATGGCTTTCAACTGATATATTGGTCATCCATCGTGACTCGACTCAATGATGATCTTGGCACTTCCAAG CCTGAGGGCGAGAGAGGTGATGTCGTAAAATCCATTCAATGCTACATGGAAGAAAAAGGCGTATCGGAAGAAGAAGCACAGGATTACATAAAGGGTTTAATCAGCTATTCATGGAAGAAAATCAACCAAGAGAGTGCCAAAACTAGCATACCAAAATCCATTGTAAACCTGTGTCTGAATATGGCTCGGACTGCTCACTGCATTTATGAACatggggatggtattggaaaCTCAATTGGGGTGACTAAGGATCGTTTGATCTCTTTGATTACAAATCCTATCCCGGGATAG